A single genomic interval of Zingiber officinale cultivar Zhangliang chromosome 4A, Zo_v1.1, whole genome shotgun sequence harbors:
- the LOC121972180 gene encoding cyclin-A2-1-like isoform X2 has protein sequence MKKENRSSSALDAHCGRITRARAAAFRATGGLPPLPSSVANPERKQSCSKRRAHDENSYIAPCPVGSQCKKRAVLKDVTNTSSQNASKAWISTSKVQTFAVRRQKSGPPKTKKCADSKASNSSIVGNVSINDNVENMSDVEAQKLERLVSKESSSLEKVIDSVSHKDIPTVVNEFSNNNDEHKTIEEAYKMKIFESKDSSSLEKGEDYLAVFKHLDTTRERESTCTTSLARGHNFDGNLEFTNQTKEGIFSALDFIDIDTDPRDPQLCCTYASEIYTNQCVIELVRRPVANYMETLQRDVTQSMRAILIDWLVEVSEEYKLVPDTLYLTVHIIDEFLSQNYIERQRLQLLGITCMLVASKYEEICAPRMEEFCFITDNTYTKEEVLEMESQVLNYLGFKLSLPTTKTFLRFLRAANALSENPTLTFGHLANYLAELTLVEYSFLKFLPSVIAASAVFLARWTLQSHQTNHPWNSTLEHYTCYKATDLKEAVLALRELQMNSKSSPLNAIREKYNQPKFERVATLSSRLIQGSLFL, from the exons ATGAAGAAGGAAAATCGCTCAAGttctgctcttgatgctcattgtGGAAGAATTACGAGGGCACGTGCTGCTGCTTTCCGTGCAACTGGTGGATTACCTCCTTTGCCATCGTCTGTTGCAAATCCAGAGAGGAAGCAGTCATGCTCAAAGAGAAGGGCTCATGATGAAAACAGTTATATTGCTCCATGTCCGGTAGGTTCACAATGCAAAAAGCGTGCGGTTTTGAAGGATGTCACCAACACCTCTTCTCAGAATGCATCTAAAGCATGGATATCAACGAGCAAAGTCCAG ACTTTTGCTGTTCGAAGGCAAAAATCAGGTCCTCCAAAAACTAAAAAGTGTGCTGATTCCAAGGCTTCAAATTCTTCCATAGTTGGAAATGTATCAATCAATGATAATGTTGAAAACATGTCAGATGTAGAAGCGCAGAAGCTGGAAAGGCTGGTATCTAAAGAATCTTCTTCATTGGAAAAAGTGATAGACTCTGTATCACACAAGGATATACCAACTGTAGTTAATGAGTTTTCTAATAACAATGATGAACATAAAACGATTGAAGAAGCATATAAGATGAAGATTTTTGAGTCAAAAGATTCTTCTTCTTTGGAAAAAGGGGAAGATTACCTTGCAGTGTTCAAACACCTCGATACCACTAGGGAAAGAGAGAGCACATGTACAACAAGTTTGGCTAGAGGACATAACTTTGATGGCAACCTTGAATTCACAAATCAGACAAAGGAAG GGATATTTAGCGCATTGGATTTCATAGACATTGATACAGACCCTCGAGATCCTCAATTGTGCTGCACTTACGCTTCAGAGATATATACAAACCAATGTGtcatagag CTTGTTCGGAGACCAGTTGCTAATTACATGGAAACATTGCAGCGAGATGTCACTCAGAGTATGCGGGCCATTCTAATAGATTGGCTTGTAGAG GTTTCTGAGGAATACAAGCTTGTCCCAGATACACTTTATCTCACTGTACATATAATTGACGAGTTTCTCTCACAAAACTATATTGAAAGACAAAGGCTTCAGCTCCTAGGCATTACTTGCATGCTAGTTGCCTC AAAATATGAAGAAATATGCGCTCCACGAATGGAAGAATTCTGTTTTATAACTGATAACACCTACACCAAGGAGGAG GTTTTGGAAATGGAGAGTCAAGTGCTCAACTATTTGGGTTTTAAGCTCTCATTACCTACGACCAAAACCTTCCTCAG ATTTTTGCGTGCCGCGAATGCGTTGTCCGAG AACCCAACGTTGACCTTTGGGCATCTTGCCAATTATTTGGCAGAGTTGACCTTAGTGGAGTATAGCTTCTTAAAATTTCTCCCTTCCGTCATAGCGGCATCCGCTGTGTTTCTCGCGAGATGGACACTGCAATCCCATCAGACAAACCATCCATGG AACTCCACTCTCGAACATTACACCTGCTACAAGGCCACCGATCTGAAAGAGGCAGTGCTGGCGCTACGAGAGTTACAGATGAACAGCAAGAGCTCTCCACTGAACGCCATACGCGAAAAGTACAACCAGCCAAAG TTTGAGAGGGTAGCCACCCTCTCGTCACGATTGATCCAAGGATCGCTCTTCTTGTAA
- the LOC121972180 gene encoding cyclin-A2-1-like isoform X1 — MKKENRSSSALDAHCGRITRARAAAFRATGGLPPLPSSVANPERKQSCSKRRAHDENSYIAPCPVGSQCKKRAVLKDVTNTSSQNASKAWISTSKVQTFAVRRQKSGPPKTKKCADSKASNSSIVGNVSINDNVENMSDVEAQKLERLVSKESSSLEKVIDSVSHKDIPTVVNEFSNNNDEHKTIEEAYKMKIFESKDSSSLEKGEDYLAVFKHLDTTRERESTCTTSLARGHNFDGNLEFTNQTKEGIFSALDFIDIDTDPRDPQLCCTYASEIYTNQCVIELVRRPVANYMETLQRDVTQSMRAILIDWLVEVSEEYKLVPDTLYLTVHIIDEFLSQNYIERQRLQLLGITCMLVASKYEEICAPRMEEFCFITDNTYTKEEVLEMESQVLNYLGFKLSLPTTKTFLRRFLRAANALSENPTLTFGHLANYLAELTLVEYSFLKFLPSVIAASAVFLARWTLQSHQTNHPWNSTLEHYTCYKATDLKEAVLALRELQMNSKSSPLNAIREKYNQPKFERVATLSSRLIQGSLFL, encoded by the exons ATGAAGAAGGAAAATCGCTCAAGttctgctcttgatgctcattgtGGAAGAATTACGAGGGCACGTGCTGCTGCTTTCCGTGCAACTGGTGGATTACCTCCTTTGCCATCGTCTGTTGCAAATCCAGAGAGGAAGCAGTCATGCTCAAAGAGAAGGGCTCATGATGAAAACAGTTATATTGCTCCATGTCCGGTAGGTTCACAATGCAAAAAGCGTGCGGTTTTGAAGGATGTCACCAACACCTCTTCTCAGAATGCATCTAAAGCATGGATATCAACGAGCAAAGTCCAG ACTTTTGCTGTTCGAAGGCAAAAATCAGGTCCTCCAAAAACTAAAAAGTGTGCTGATTCCAAGGCTTCAAATTCTTCCATAGTTGGAAATGTATCAATCAATGATAATGTTGAAAACATGTCAGATGTAGAAGCGCAGAAGCTGGAAAGGCTGGTATCTAAAGAATCTTCTTCATTGGAAAAAGTGATAGACTCTGTATCACACAAGGATATACCAACTGTAGTTAATGAGTTTTCTAATAACAATGATGAACATAAAACGATTGAAGAAGCATATAAGATGAAGATTTTTGAGTCAAAAGATTCTTCTTCTTTGGAAAAAGGGGAAGATTACCTTGCAGTGTTCAAACACCTCGATACCACTAGGGAAAGAGAGAGCACATGTACAACAAGTTTGGCTAGAGGACATAACTTTGATGGCAACCTTGAATTCACAAATCAGACAAAGGAAG GGATATTTAGCGCATTGGATTTCATAGACATTGATACAGACCCTCGAGATCCTCAATTGTGCTGCACTTACGCTTCAGAGATATATACAAACCAATGTGtcatagag CTTGTTCGGAGACCAGTTGCTAATTACATGGAAACATTGCAGCGAGATGTCACTCAGAGTATGCGGGCCATTCTAATAGATTGGCTTGTAGAG GTTTCTGAGGAATACAAGCTTGTCCCAGATACACTTTATCTCACTGTACATATAATTGACGAGTTTCTCTCACAAAACTATATTGAAAGACAAAGGCTTCAGCTCCTAGGCATTACTTGCATGCTAGTTGCCTC AAAATATGAAGAAATATGCGCTCCACGAATGGAAGAATTCTGTTTTATAACTGATAACACCTACACCAAGGAGGAG GTTTTGGAAATGGAGAGTCAAGTGCTCAACTATTTGGGTTTTAAGCTCTCATTACCTACGACCAAAACCTTCCTCAG AAGATTTTTGCGTGCCGCGAATGCGTTGTCCGAG AACCCAACGTTGACCTTTGGGCATCTTGCCAATTATTTGGCAGAGTTGACCTTAGTGGAGTATAGCTTCTTAAAATTTCTCCCTTCCGTCATAGCGGCATCCGCTGTGTTTCTCGCGAGATGGACACTGCAATCCCATCAGACAAACCATCCATGG AACTCCACTCTCGAACATTACACCTGCTACAAGGCCACCGATCTGAAAGAGGCAGTGCTGGCGCTACGAGAGTTACAGATGAACAGCAAGAGCTCTCCACTGAACGCCATACGCGAAAAGTACAACCAGCCAAAG TTTGAGAGGGTAGCCACCCTCTCGTCACGATTGATCCAAGGATCGCTCTTCTTGTAA
- the LOC121972182 gene encoding photosynthetic NDH subunit of subcomplex B 5, chloroplastic-like — MVVATISSPSLAVAALPPLATSSSSARIPAATAVGVPHMESLKSLGFFRAGIGRVRRSTRRRAGLTEIEPNLEEDPHDKWRTNGVSAEDFKYGEYDGHHTYFEGEVEKGGFWEAVVAEYEAAEPPCGFQGLISWLFLPAVVAGLAYKVPDDYLYIGAAVFVVVFCVIEMNKPDKPHNFEPQIYNMDREARDKLIEEYNSMDIWDFNEKYGELWDFTVKPRDDIVKR, encoded by the exons ATGGTGGTCGCTACAATCTCTTCGCCGTCCCTCGCCGTCGCCGCCTTGCCGCCCCTGGCAACGTCTTCCTCCTCCGCTAGGATCCCCGCAGCAACCGCTGTTGGTGTTCCTCACATGGAATCCCTAAAAAGCCTTGGATTTTTCCGCGCGGGGATCGGGCGTGTGCGTCGCTCCACGCGGCGCAGGGCCGGACTGACGGAAATCGAGCCCAACCTTGAAGAAGATCCGCACGATAAGTGGAGAACCAACGGCGTCAGCGCC GAGGATTTCAAATACGGGGAGTACGATGGACATCACACGTATTTTGAAGGCGAAGTGGAAAAAG GAGGTTTCTGGGAGGCTGTGGTGGCCGAGTATGAAGCTGCAGAGCCACCTTGTGGCTTTCAAG GGCTTATTTCTTGGTTGTTTCTCCCTGCTGTTGTAGCTGGTTTGGCTTACAAAGTACCA GACGATTACCTGTACATTGGAGCTGCAGTGTTCGTGGTGGTGTTCTGTGTAATTGAGATGAACAAGCCTGATAAGCCCCACAATTTTGAGCCGCAGATCTACAATATGGACAGAGAAGCTCGCGACAAGTTGATCGAAGAGTACAATTCCATGGACATTTGGGACTTCAATGAGAAGTACGGCGAGCTCTGGGACTTCACTGTCAAGCCGAGAGATGACATAGTGAAGCGTTGA
- the LOC121972181 gene encoding uncharacterized protein LOC121972181: MRLQASRLPLPISSSPAASVSSLLYEPSSRSLALMLDDLSAFLYPSLTPTRFPGPSHTAVPPPSTAACFLRLLPSSRILFLAASPLAAGSSLQLRVWILLSHGGSGTAFNPARLDFRNDRGRFAVAFSLRHGHTIRLAGSVNAFVIHSVAVNQIWVFSAKLAAGEEETVHLMKCAVVELTLPIYSIKLSMGFMLLGEVDGIRVFPLRPLIKGQLLKSRVSAVKKASASIGDLCKKNLPNIIKSSLVPEESGIHCGCEHSGKNSAIEEKGDKPKTVRVRQDSGDLYSFFVFIKPAELQSCKGSKSNPASLKAVCIHVLSEKKYLILDSAGGLHFLNFNESGMALEFNAKSSMPFKDAHAYQLEKFMEVQLLAVLPDISSKTQYSWLSDGEYSIHLISMEDADVDADAGVIDKDGSKQKSTVVSVMGAIFTSEKVQDLVPISSNLCLVLCPGSMFIYGVA; this comes from the exons ATGCGTCTCCAAGCGTCCAGGCTTCCCCTTCCGATTTCCTCCTCCCCCGCCGCTTCCGTATCCTCCCTTCTCTACGAGCCTTCCTCCCGCTCCCTCGCCCTCATGCTCGACGACTTGTCCGCGTTCCTGTACCCTTCCCTCACCCCGACTCGTTTCCCCGGCCCCAGCCACACCGCTGTGCCCCCGCCTTCCACCGCCGCTTGCTTCCTCCGCCTGCTCCCCTCCTCCCGTATCTTGTTCCTCGCTGCATCGCCCCTCGCCGCCGGCTCCAGCCTTCAGCTCCGCGTTTGGATCCTCCTCTCCCACGGCGGCTCCGGCACTGCTTTCAATCCCGCCCGACTTGACTTCAGAAACGACCGTGGCCGGTTTGCCGTCGCCTTCAGCCTCCGCCACGGCCACACGATACGgctcgctggatcggtcaacgCGTTTGTAATCCACTCTGTTGCTGTTAATCAGATCTGGGTTTTCTCCGCGAAGCTGGCTGCAGGGGAGGAGGAGACCGTCCATCTCATGAAGTGTGCAGTGGTGGAACTCACGCTACCGATCTACTCGATCAAGCTTTCGATGGGATTTATGCTCCTCGGAGAGGTGGATGGCATTCGGGTGTTTCCCCTTCGACCCCTGATCAAAGGCCAGCTCTTGAAATCCCGCGTTTCAGCCGTCAAGAAAGCAAGTGCTTCGATCGGAGATCTCTGCAAGAAGAATTTGCCGAACATTATCAAGAGTTCGTTGGTGCCTGAGGAATCCGGAATCCACTGTGGTTGTGAACATAGTGGAAAGAATTCTGCAATTGAAGAAAAGGGTG ATAAGCCTAAGACTGTCAGAGTGAGGCAAGACTCCGGTGATCTCTACTCATTTTTTGTCTTCATCAAGCCTGCTGAATTGCAAAGTTGTAAAGGCAGCAAATCAAATCCTGCATCATTAAAAGCAGTTTGCATCCATGTTCTGTCAGAGAAGAAATATTTGATCTTGGATTCAGCTGGTGGTTTACACTTTCTGAATTTTAATGAAAGTGGAATGGCATTGGAATTCAATGCTAAATCATCTATGCCTTTCAAGGATGCCCATGCATACCAACTAGAAAAATTCATGGAAGTGCAATTGTTGGCTGTTCTTCCTGATATTTCTTCAA AAACACAATATTCTTGGCTATCAGATGGTGAGTATTCCATACATTTGATCTCAATGGAAGATGCTGATGTTGATGCTGATGCTGGTGTGATTGATAAAGATGGGAGCAAGCAAAAATCTACTGTTGTTTCAG TTATGGGAGCCATATTTACAAGTGAAAAGGTCCAAGACCTTGTGCCTATTTCTTCAAATTTATGTCTTGTACTTTGTCCAG GAAGCATGTTCATATATGGAGTTGCTTGA